A region of Chloracidobacterium sp. DNA encodes the following proteins:
- a CDS encoding efflux RND transporter periplasmic adaptor subunit, whose protein sequence is MSELNINEQNEHHVGDEAELDRLESNLENGGDRNPESPAAKGSVVAWIITAAVVGLIAIIGVAWIVNKNSASGDKAAAEEHKEESGHSEDEKGKEVKLDPEMLASAGIVTEAVTQRPAIARLMVTGAVELNPETTEMATALVGGRIEKVFYGVGDNVQKGAVLAVISSPQLAQMHGKMHEAKTKYELAQRNLSRVQKAENRVAVLQAKARLDEADATLKRTKRLVELGAGAGKDLMTAETAQRTAKADYDFQSNIALNKELQEAQAEVETARVDLKHIEDELRSLGVPVESNKPDDHRSDTSLVSLRSPLSGVVTERKFNSGAGIEAAVPIFSISNLGTVYVIANVPEANMARLRVGSVAEITSPAIGTVSGRVSYIDPQLDETTRTGRVRLEVPNAQGKLRAGMFAEVGFYSGTNEATGEELVVPSGAVQRTADKTIVFVPRDDEPGAFKVREIEAGADINGYTKIIEGLKLGEKVVTKGSFTLKTQLEKGAMGDDH, encoded by the coding sequence ATGTCGGAATTAAATATAAATGAGCAGAATGAGCATCATGTCGGCGACGAAGCGGAACTAGACCGTCTCGAATCGAACCTTGAGAATGGCGGAGATCGTAACCCTGAAAGCCCGGCGGCTAAAGGATCAGTCGTAGCGTGGATAATAACCGCGGCGGTAGTCGGGCTCATAGCGATCATTGGAGTTGCGTGGATCGTTAACAAAAACTCCGCCAGCGGCGATAAAGCTGCCGCCGAGGAACATAAGGAAGAGTCGGGACATTCTGAGGACGAGAAGGGCAAAGAAGTGAAACTCGATCCGGAAATGCTCGCTTCTGCGGGAATCGTTACGGAAGCCGTCACCCAGCGACCTGCAATAGCAAGATTGATGGTTACGGGTGCGGTCGAATTGAATCCCGAGACAACCGAAATGGCGACGGCACTGGTTGGCGGCAGGATCGAAAAAGTTTTCTACGGTGTTGGTGACAATGTGCAGAAGGGAGCCGTGCTTGCCGTTATCTCGAGTCCGCAACTCGCGCAAATGCACGGCAAAATGCACGAAGCTAAGACGAAGTATGAGCTGGCCCAACGAAACCTTTCACGTGTACAAAAGGCCGAGAACCGCGTCGCAGTATTGCAGGCGAAAGCTCGACTGGACGAAGCCGACGCTACTTTGAAAAGGACAAAGCGGCTGGTCGAGCTCGGAGCAGGAGCGGGAAAAGATCTAATGACAGCCGAGACAGCGCAGAGAACCGCCAAAGCGGATTACGATTTTCAATCCAATATTGCTCTAAACAAAGAATTGCAGGAAGCACAGGCTGAGGTTGAAACCGCCAGGGTTGATCTTAAACATATAGAGGACGAGTTACGCTCGCTCGGCGTTCCTGTCGAATCGAACAAACCCGACGATCATCGTAGCGATACATCGCTCGTTTCCTTAAGATCCCCACTTTCCGGTGTCGTCACCGAAAGAAAATTCAATTCCGGTGCAGGTATCGAGGCGGCAGTTCCGATCTTTTCTATTTCAAATCTCGGCACTGTTTATGTCATCGCAAATGTTCCAGAGGCGAACATGGCGAGGCTTCGGGTTGGTTCCGTTGCGGAGATCACGTCGCCTGCTATCGGCACGGTCAGCGGACGTGTTTCATACATTGATCCGCAATTAGACGAGACAACCAGAACCGGACGTGTTCGGCTTGAGGTTCCAAATGCTCAGGGCAAATTACGGGCTGGAATGTTCGCGGAGGTTGGATTCTACTCGGGAACAAATGAAGCGACAGGCGAGGAACTCGTTGTGCCTTCGGGCGCAGTACAGCGAACGGCCGACAAAACGATAGTATTTGTTCCACGAGACGATGAACCGGGAGCGTTTAAGGTCCGAGAGATCGAGGCCGGAGCCGATATCAACGGCTATACAAAAATCATCGAGGGTTTGAAACTCGGAGAAAAGGTTGTCACAAAAGGCAGCTTTACGCTAAAGACACAGCTTGAAAAGGGTGCGATGGGGGACGATCACTAA
- a CDS encoding DUF4198 domain-containing protein translates to MKKQTIFASILSLSLVASIFAHDLFLKTDSYFLKPNSNFTVKVMNGTFLASEGAVTFARLNDVSVVSGGNRVHPKEADITKDETTAFLNLTTGAAGTYVVGLSTKSREIALKAAEFNEYLREDGLPDTLEERRKTGELEKDAKERYAKHVKAILQVGKAQTDDYKAILGYPVELVPQQNPYKLKKGDTMEVLCLKDGKPLADQVVLAGREESDKIKTSPELRSDAKGIVKLKLDGSGKWYVKFINMSKLDDPNLNYESKWTTLTFEMK, encoded by the coding sequence ATGAAAAAACAAACAATCTTTGCATCTATTTTATCGCTGTCGCTGGTCGCGTCGATCTTTGCACACGATCTGTTTCTTAAAACAGATAGCTATTTCCTGAAGCCTAACTCGAACTTTACCGTCAAGGTGATGAACGGAACGTTTCTAGCAAGCGAGGGAGCGGTTACGTTCGCCCGGCTAAACGACGTGAGCGTCGTTTCAGGTGGAAATCGTGTGCATCCGAAGGAAGCCGACATTACCAAAGACGAGACGACCGCGTTTCTGAACCTGACAACCGGAGCGGCGGGAACCTATGTCGTCGGGCTTTCAACTAAGTCCCGCGAAATCGCTCTAAAAGCGGCAGAATTCAACGAGTATCTCCGTGAAGACGGTCTACCCGACACTCTGGAAGAACGCCGCAAGACGGGAGAACTCGAAAAGGATGCAAAAGAGCGTTACGCAAAGCATGTCAAGGCGATTTTGCAGGTTGGCAAAGCTCAGACTGATGATTACAAAGCTATTCTTGGCTATCCCGTCGAACTCGTCCCTCAGCAGAATCCTTACAAGCTTAAAAAGGGTGACACGATGGAGGTCCTGTGCTTGAAGGACGGGAAGCCGCTCGCTGACCAAGTCGTTCTCGCTGGTCGCGAGGAAAGCGATAAAATCAAAACGTCACCAGAACTCAGAAGCGACGCGAAGGGCATTGTGAAGTTGAAACTGGACGGTTCAGGGAAGTGGTATGTCAAGTTTATCAACATGAGCAAACTCGACGATCCAAACCTAAACTACGAATCAAAATGGACAACGCTTACTTTTGAGATGAAATGA
- a CDS encoding sigma-54-dependent Fis family transcriptional regulator, translating into MKEANAKILLVDDDDSLRRVLEFQLSEAGHSVVSESDGREALKSYSAEDFDCVITDWRMPKITGSQLVQQATAINSEVPIIVITAFGDVDTAVEAMRGGAFDFITKPFNRQEILLTVEKALKYGRALAENRRLRRQIHEDFRIENVIGTSDRMLQVFDLVERVSKTSVTVLIEGESGTGKELIAKGIHFSGTRKSNRFIAINCAAIPETLIEAELFGYKKGAFTGAVGESKGKFEEANGGTLFLDEISAMPLQSQTRLLRVLQEQEVTRLGENTPRKIDARIIAATNENLPDLIKENAFREDLYYRLAVVPITIPPLRERREDLPVLTEHFVTRSASKHGMRPPKIARDVFKVFFDYPWMGNVRELENLVERMVVLSDGDTLTLNDVPESVKNPFSTKGELWFDLPFEPINLEALEREIIRSSLLRHDGNQSQTSKYLGITRSALIYRIQKYDLDESGSSISDD; encoded by the coding sequence ATGAAAGAAGCGAACGCCAAAATTTTGCTAGTCGATGATGATGATTCGCTGCGCCGTGTCCTTGAATTCCAGCTTTCGGAGGCCGGGCATTCTGTCGTAAGCGAGAGTGACGGCAGGGAAGCGTTGAAGTCGTATTCCGCAGAAGACTTTGACTGCGTGATAACCGATTGGCGAATGCCGAAAATAACAGGGTCGCAATTGGTTCAGCAGGCGACGGCGATCAACAGCGAAGTGCCCATCATTGTTATTACCGCGTTCGGAGATGTCGATACAGCGGTCGAAGCTATGCGCGGTGGGGCTTTTGATTTTATTACCAAGCCCTTTAACCGTCAGGAAATTCTGCTTACAGTCGAGAAAGCATTAAAATACGGCCGAGCCTTAGCGGAAAATAGACGGCTGAGACGTCAGATCCACGAAGACTTTCGGATCGAGAACGTTATCGGAACATCTGACAGGATGCTTCAAGTTTTTGATCTGGTTGAGCGGGTGTCAAAGACAAGCGTAACGGTTTTGATCGAAGGCGAGTCGGGGACCGGAAAGGAATTGATCGCGAAAGGTATACACTTTTCCGGCACGCGCAAAAGTAATCGGTTTATTGCCATCAACTGTGCCGCCATACCGGAAACACTAATCGAAGCTGAGCTATTCGGATATAAAAAGGGAGCTTTCACCGGTGCGGTTGGAGAATCGAAGGGTAAATTTGAGGAAGCTAACGGCGGCACCTTATTCCTTGATGAGATAAGCGCGATGCCTCTCCAGTCGCAAACAAGGCTTTTGAGGGTTCTACAGGAGCAGGAAGTGACACGCCTGGGCGAAAATACCCCGCGAAAGATAGATGCTCGAATAATTGCTGCCACCAACGAAAACCTGCCCGATCTTATAAAAGAAAACGCTTTCCGCGAGGATCTTTACTACCGGCTCGCGGTAGTTCCGATCACGATTCCGCCGCTGCGTGAACGCCGCGAGGATCTACCGGTCTTGACCGAACATTTTGTCACGCGATCCGCCTCGAAACATGGTATGAGGCCGCCAAAGATTGCGCGCGACGTTTTCAAGGTATTTTTCGATTACCCTTGGATGGGAAATGTTCGCGAGCTTGAGAATCTGGTCGAAAGAATGGTGGTACTTTCCGACGGCGATACTCTAACTCTCAACGACGTCCCCGAAAGCGTGAAAAACCCTTTTTCAACAAAAGGGGAGTTGTGGTTTGACCTGCCTTTCGAGCCGATAAATCTAGAAGCCCTAGAACGGGAAATTATACGTAGCTCGCTTCTCAGGCATGACGGAAATCAGTCACAAACATCAAAATATTTAGGTATTACTCGAAGCGCCCTTATATATCGGATACAGAAGTACGATTTAGACGAGTCGGGTTCCAGCATTTCGGACGACTAA
- a CDS encoding methyltransferase domain-containing protein, whose protein sequence is MLKPENYIPALSFDWLTPFYDPVVRLTTREEIFKRALVEQTGIEAEHRVLDLACGTATLSILLKEKQPQAQVVGIDGDAKILEIAKTKVRKARLEIQFDEGISFELPYKDESFSRVTSSLFFHHLTRENKAKTLSEVRRVLKPNGEFHVADWGLPSGWLMRGSSYLIQLLDGFETTADSFDGLLPQLMAEAGFASIEETAHFNSLFGTIRLHKCNRQVILEDK, encoded by the coding sequence ATATTGAAACCAGAAAATTACATTCCGGCTCTAAGTTTTGATTGGCTTACACCTTTCTACGACCCGGTTGTCCGTTTGACCACGCGTGAGGAGATTTTCAAAAGGGCTTTAGTAGAACAAACCGGGATTGAAGCTGAACATCGCGTCCTCGATCTCGCTTGCGGCACTGCGACGCTTTCTATTTTGCTGAAAGAAAAACAACCGCAGGCCCAGGTTGTCGGAATTGATGGTGATGCAAAGATCTTGGAAATCGCAAAAACGAAGGTGCGTAAGGCCCGTCTTGAGATTCAGTTCGACGAGGGCATTTCGTTTGAGTTGCCATACAAGGACGAATCGTTCAGCCGGGTTACTTCCAGCCTTTTCTTTCATCACTTAACGCGGGAAAATAAGGCGAAAACACTAAGCGAAGTAAGACGTGTGCTCAAGCCAAATGGCGAGTTTCACGTCGCGGACTGGGGACTCCCCTCTGGTTGGCTAATGCGCGGGTCGTCGTATTTGATCCAGCTTCTGGACGGTTTTGAAACGACCGCAGATAGTTTCGATGGTCTATTGCCGCAGTTGATGGCAGAGGCCGGGTTTGCTTCGATAGAAGAAACGGCTCATTTCAACAGCTTGTTCGGGACAATCAGATTGCACAAATGCAATAGGCAAGTCATCCTGGAGGATAAATGA
- a CDS encoding cation transporter, with protein sequence MEKTIFQINGMDCPSEENLVRVKLDGVAEIRHLDFDIPNRQLTVFHDGQLDQIEFRIDELDLDSKAIRTEEAVDASFVDDHRSQRNLLWIVLAINFGFFAIEITTGLISGSMGLIADSLDMLADAFVYAISLFAVGGTVARKRNVARLAGYFQISLAVIGFIEVIRRFIGVEEVPDFLTMIIVSTLALAANGFCLYLLQRSKSKEAHMQASTIFTSNDVIINLGVITAGILVSLLGSNKPDLIIGTIVFVVVVRGALKILKLGR encoded by the coding sequence ATGGAAAAAACGATCTTTCAGATAAATGGGATGGATTGCCCCTCGGAGGAGAATTTGGTGCGCGTGAAGCTCGACGGAGTGGCGGAAATCAGACATCTCGACTTCGACATTCCCAATCGGCAGTTGACGGTTTTTCATGACGGACAGCTTGATCAGATCGAGTTTCGGATAGACGAGCTTGATCTGGACAGCAAGGCAATTCGAACCGAGGAAGCGGTCGACGCTTCTTTTGTAGACGACCACCGAAGCCAGCGGAATTTGTTATGGATCGTGCTGGCGATCAATTTTGGCTTCTTCGCGATTGAAATTACTACCGGCCTTATTTCCGGCTCGATGGGACTAATCGCCGATAGCCTCGACATGCTTGCCGACGCATTCGTTTACGCCATCAGTCTTTTCGCGGTAGGTGGAACAGTTGCGAGAAAGCGGAATGTCGCAAGGCTCGCCGGATATTTCCAGATCAGCTTAGCCGTGATCGGTTTCATCGAGGTCATTCGAAGATTTATCGGTGTCGAGGAAGTCCCTGATTTCCTCACCATGATAATTGTTTCGACGCTGGCCTTGGCGGCGAATGGCTTTTGCCTCTATTTGCTTCAAAGGTCGAAAAGCAAAGAAGCCCACATGCAGGCGAGTACAATCTTTACCTCAAACGACGTGATCATCAATTTAGGCGTCATCACGGCAGGCATTTTGGTCAGCCTGTTGGGATCGAACAAGCCTGACTTGATCATCGGGACAATTGTTTTTGTTGTGGTCGTCAGGGGTGCGCTTAAGATCTTGAAGCTCGGAAGATGA
- a CDS encoding TolC family protein: MFRKLMYVVIATAATAYSQDTTSANAIGVGSANIVSRPAVAPAERRLVIPFAERYYSQADGMSLAEIVRLAIANNGNIKIAQLEIEKARARLTQAGLRSNPTLEVEQSTGRIVGSPGDRLLSVGFSLPVDVYGQRQKRIDLARAEITLREAELITRQREVTGQVFNTYAEALASLKELQVLDDLLELDTQTVRFVQTRVNEGETAPLELSLLQTEVERLRARREIADGSIQTALTKLKFYAGIAYDQPLKLIEEISAAQIPQLPTTIETGISVAQRSRPELRVAELEEQLASAGFRLVRSQSKPDVTAYTRYTQGRSSIDLPIGSFPQSTDRSLTFGVSIGLPVFDKKQGAKAEAEIAIRQAQERRLFADAIIRNEVVTAFQRIEAAKRALRTLETAVIPRSLENVETIRKVYELGQIKITDLIAEQRKLLEANRDLTEALTLRYRSQAELFIAIGANLEN; the protein is encoded by the coding sequence ATGTTTAGAAAATTAATGTATGTCGTCATTGCGACGGCTGCTACTGCGTATTCGCAGGATACTACCAGTGCAAACGCAATCGGTGTCGGCTCAGCCAACATCGTTTCAAGACCGGCCGTCGCTCCGGCAGAAAGACGATTGGTTATCCCGTTTGCCGAACGCTACTACAGTCAGGCGGACGGCATGTCCCTTGCCGAGATCGTGCGGCTTGCCATCGCCAATAATGGAAATATCAAGATCGCCCAACTTGAGATCGAAAAGGCCAGAGCTCGGCTTACCCAGGCTGGGTTGCGATCGAATCCGACGCTCGAAGTTGAGCAGTCAACCGGAAGAATCGTAGGTTCGCCCGGAGATCGTCTGTTGAGTGTTGGTTTTTCTCTGCCGGTTGATGTTTACGGGCAGAGGCAAAAGCGGATCGATCTCGCACGAGCGGAGATCACATTACGCGAAGCGGAACTTATAACTCGACAGCGTGAGGTCACAGGTCAGGTTTTTAATACCTATGCCGAAGCACTTGCCTCTCTTAAAGAATTACAGGTTTTGGACGACCTTCTGGAACTGGACACACAAACGGTTCGCTTTGTACAGACTCGGGTTAACGAGGGCGAAACCGCACCGCTTGAATTGAGTCTCCTGCAAACCGAGGTCGAGCGGCTTCGGGCACGACGAGAGATTGCAGACGGCAGCATCCAAACGGCGTTGACCAAACTGAAATTCTATGCCGGAATTGCTTACGACCAGCCCCTAAAACTCATCGAGGAAATTTCCGCAGCTCAGATTCCACAACTGCCAACAACAATCGAAACAGGCATCTCGGTTGCACAAAGGTCAAGGCCCGAATTGCGAGTTGCAGAGCTCGAAGAACAACTCGCGAGTGCTGGGTTTCGGCTCGTTCGTTCACAGAGTAAGCCCGATGTCACTGCGTATACGCGTTATACGCAAGGGCGGTCGAGTATCGATCTGCCAATTGGATCATTCCCGCAGAGTACGGATCGCAGTCTTACATTTGGCGTGTCAATCGGATTGCCGGTCTTTGACAAAAAACAAGGGGCCAAAGCTGAGGCCGAAATAGCAATACGCCAAGCACAGGAGAGGCGTTTATTTGCCGACGCGATAATTCGGAACGAGGTTGTTACTGCTTTTCAACGGATCGAGGCAGCAAAACGGGCATTGCGAACGCTTGAAACGGCAGTTATTCCGCGTTCTTTAGAAAATGTCGAAACCATTCGAAAGGTATATGAGCTAGGACAAATAAAGATCACCGACCTCATTGCCGAGCAGCGAAAATTGCTCGAAGCAAATCGAGATCTAACCGAAGCACTCACCTTACGATACCGCTCGCAGGCCGAGCTTTTCATCGCTATCGGAGCCAACTTGGAGAACTAA
- a CDS encoding DUF4198 domain-containing protein yields the protein MKTKITFFAMAVVLTALSVFAHDLFLKPTSYFVKVNEKITISVMNGTFQKSEGAVTFARLTDVSVIAPSGKRSNPVETDFTKNETTAFLNLVPTEAGTQVVGVSTSWRENALAAKEFNEYLPAEGIPDILENRTRDGELGKDARYRYSKYVKTIFQVGDKTTDSFKTILGYAVEMVPQQNPYMLKKGSALDILCLKDGKPLAGQIVTTGYEIAGRMLGETSARTDKDGMLKVKLSGSGKWYAKFINMVKIDDPKLNYESKWATLTFEIK from the coding sequence ATGAAAACAAAGATCACCTTTTTTGCCATGGCCGTGGTTTTGACGGCCCTCTCCGTTTTTGCTCATGACCTTTTCTTAAAACCTACCAGCTATTTTGTAAAGGTTAACGAGAAAATCACGATCAGCGTTATGAACGGAACGTTTCAGAAAAGCGAAGGCGCGGTTACATTTGCGCGTTTGACCGATGTGAGCGTCATTGCACCTTCGGGCAAGCGTTCGAATCCGGTGGAGACCGATTTTACTAAAAATGAAACAACTGCCTTCCTAAATCTTGTGCCGACTGAGGCCGGGACTCAGGTAGTGGGTGTCTCTACCAGTTGGCGTGAGAACGCTCTTGCGGCAAAAGAATTCAATGAGTACCTGCCCGCCGAAGGCATTCCCGATATTTTGGAAAACCGAACACGTGACGGAGAGCTCGGTAAGGACGCACGTTACCGTTATTCGAAATATGTCAAAACGATCTTCCAGGTGGGCGATAAAACAACCGATAGTTTCAAGACCATTCTTGGGTATGCCGTCGAAATGGTGCCTCAGCAAAATCCTTATATGCTAAAGAAAGGAAGTGCGCTGGATATTTTGTGTCTCAAGGACGGCAAACCGCTCGCCGGCCAGATCGTTACAACCGGTTATGAGATAGCGGGCAGAATGCTGGGCGAAACCAGTGCCCGTACCGACAAGGACGGCATGCTCAAAGTCAAATTATCCGGCTCCGGCAAGTGGTACGCCAAGTTTATAAACATGGTAAAGATCGACGATCCGAAACTAAATTACGAATCCAAATGGGCGACCCTGACTTTTGAAATCAAGTAG